A window of the Megalopta genalis isolate 19385.01 chromosome 2, iyMegGena1_principal, whole genome shotgun sequence genome harbors these coding sequences:
- the LOC117219490 gene encoding uncharacterized protein LOC117219490, whose protein sequence is MSSLTYPYAATWCPVCDKRVSDKGEDTCTLLAHIRKSHPKRSCQYLPECEKEVSKKSSKRVSSKNSVRTGSNVRTNEPKKVYATRVDTWKSHNEMKICPKCKKEAVPTLHARGDKLTTSHIGALCLLGCWPLCFVPLMMKRAKKVRMICPLCGYVYGSFEYKNTGLSPCKTESEDSQARLSSTPISFRLQTVNED, encoded by the exons ATGTCCTCGCTGACTTAC CCGTACGCGGCCACGTGGTGTCCTGTGTGCGACAAACGAGTCAGCGACAAAGGGGAAGACACGTGCACGCTCCTCGCCCATATTCGCAAATCTCACCCCAAGCGCTCGTGTCAATATTTGCCCGAG TGTGAGAAGGAGGTGTCTAAAAAATCGTCCAAACGTGTAAGTTCGAAGAACTCTGTCAGAACAGGCAGCAACGTCAGAACAAACGAACCAAAGAAAGTCTACGCCACCCGAG TGGACACATGGAAGTCGCATAATGAGATGAAAATCTGTCCGAAATGTAAAAAGGAAGCAGTCCCGACGCTTCACGCTCGCGGAGATAAACTGACAACGTCGCATATCGGAGCTCTGTGTCTCTTAGG ATGCTGGCCGCTTTGCTTTGTGCCGCTGATGATGAAGCGTGCGAAGAAAGTTCGCATGATCTGCCCGTTGTGCGGATACGTGTACGGCAGCTTTGAGTATAAAAATACTGGGCTATCACCGTGCAAAACAGAATCCGAAGATTCGCAGGCGAGACTGTCATCCACACCGATCAGTTTTCGATTGCAAACAGTGAACGAAGATTGA